A window of Acidobacteriota bacterium contains these coding sequences:
- a CDS encoding SDR family NAD(P)-dependent oxidoreductase, with the protein MTVSSWTADRVPDQTGAAVFITGATGGIGFEAAKLLAAKGARVLLGCRSRAKGEAAAARIRDTHAEADLDLVEMDLGILASVRRAAERVAKEPRLDRLINNAGILCPRRTLTADGFESQFGVNHLGHFALTGHLLPKLLATPGARVVTVSSLAHRSGRIAFDDLDASGHYGRMDRYAMSKLANLLFTYELQRRLAASAADTIAVACHPGVTPTDIGRNFPWWLMGLFMLAISWRTHPPSSGALPTVRAATDPEVAGGDYYGPSSRSEYAGPPVLVQSTAASHDEEVAGRLWSVSEELTGVRYAL; encoded by the coding sequence ATGACGGTGAGCTCCTGGACGGCTGACCGCGTTCCCGACCAGACCGGCGCTGCGGTCTTCATAACCGGGGCCACCGGCGGCATCGGCTTCGAGGCGGCGAAACTGCTGGCGGCGAAGGGAGCCCGCGTACTGCTCGGTTGCCGGTCGCGCGCGAAGGGTGAGGCGGCCGCGGCCCGGATCCGCGACACGCACGCCGAGGCGGATCTGGATCTCGTTGAAATGGACCTTGGGATCCTCGCCTCGGTGCGCCGCGCCGCGGAGCGGGTCGCAAAGGAACCGCGTCTCGACCGGTTGATCAACAACGCGGGCATTCTGTGTCCTCGCAGGACGTTGACGGCGGATGGTTTCGAGTCGCAGTTCGGCGTGAATCACCTGGGCCACTTCGCGCTGACGGGGCACCTGCTCCCGAAGCTGCTCGCAACGCCGGGGGCCCGGGTGGTGACGGTGAGCAGTCTCGCGCACCGGTCGGGCCGTATCGCGTTCGACGATCTCGACGCCTCAGGGCACTACGGCCGCATGGACCGCTACGCGATGAGCAAGCTCGCCAACCTGCTGTTCACGTATGAGTTGCAGAGGCGGCTGGCGGCGTCGGCCGCCGACACCATCGCCGTCGCCTGCCACCCGGGTGTCACACCGACCGACATAGGCCGGAACTTCCCGTGGTGGTTGATGGGCCTTTTCATGCTGGCCATCAGTTGGAGGACCCATCCGCCCTCGTCGGGCGCACTCCCGACCGTCCGCGCCGCGACCGATCCCGAAGTCGCCGGCGGCGACTACTACGGCCCGTCCAGCCGCAGCGAGTATGCCGGTCCCCCCGTCCTCGTCCAGTCGACGGCGGCGAGCCATGACGAGGAGGTCGCCGGGCGGCTCTGGAGCGTCTCCGAGGAACTCACCGGCGTTCGCTACGCCTTGTAG
- a CDS encoding AAA family ATPase has product MNAVSADARRLPLHHVTVRVPWHDGGWTGSVCARPLDNTSCLILPRIGEGRRDEVEARCAGQRLDELGPADLPPCVSERVSIMAPFALTRTITHPYTELFPETHGHFAPTRFVQPAYSAACVPYRWMLREKVEGNAKDGEIGLAERLKIGWVPDREPDIRNHQGKQIETDWVQERENQLALLDTFFSGLRPNESLCFFYAKRTPLSEQSRRVIVGVGRVLSVGEATEYAHRGQNPSLRCVLWERNVGHSVRPGFADGFLFPYREALALAESEGVAPEEFVAFAPDEHFDAYSYGSELLSHDGAVASLVACAAALHRIRGRIEGPWEQALAWIDTQLNRLWKARGAFPGLGSALSAFGYEWGFQHGSLLAYEIELLREREGGGDPWSLVDTVMDNPAKLGGPLAKLLTDGLRKGWKRLADDRRALLWLLGRCAVSEDQAFRMYDTTARMEASIEATDAELLRNPYLLFERDRRAVAPIAFGAVDRGLFPDEAVREEFPVPEPSLIEDPADPRRVRALVVDLLEEAANEGHTLLPRSWVIRRARERSLQPPCPLGENVLDACQESFTPVVAGAVTRAGEPAYQVDRLSECRRIIRREVLGRKKGRPHVAEFDWRGRVDAGIDEALPPDPEERELEERARREKAAALEQLFRSRLSVLIGPAGTGKTTLLRMLCALPALAEKGLLLLAPTGKARVRLEEQTKMRGAGQTLAQFLIRQQRYDGATGAYFPKPRAPRCGDYRTVIVDECSMLTDEQLAALIDSLSNVERLVLVGDPRQLPPIGAGRPFVDIVRELEPENVETLPLRCRPGYAELTIPRRQQGEARADLLLASHFSGRPLDPGADALLDETEEVKDGRLRRIRWDHPQELQEKLVAELVEALELAGPDDELGFEESLGGARHGDIPWAFFWNRFGDKPGAAKRAEMWQMLSPVRAGLVGVDALNRMVQARFRAKVRELAEAEGWSRKVPRPIGRQTLLYGDKVINVINQRRRDVWPKPDGEAYLANGDIGIVVGQYKGKKSKFKGMPWKLEVEFAGQLGPKYGFYPGEFGDEGRNPLELAYCLTVHKTQGSEFGVTLVVLTNPCWLLSRELLYTALTRHQDRLVILHQGPLVEYRHYAGDEHSEIARRMTNLFVDPLPCEVTVNTQQRFLEEGLIHRTERGDLVRSKSEVVIADKLYARGIDYAYEQPLVLPNGRTRYPDFTIADHARGVTFYWEHLGMLHDPTYRTRWERKRAEYVECGIGPHEDGGGLEGTLIETRDEPDGGLDAAALASLIDEVLG; this is encoded by the coding sequence ATGAATGCCGTTTCTGCTGACGCCCGCCGCTTGCCGCTCCATCACGTCACCGTCCGTGTCCCGTGGCACGACGGAGGTTGGACGGGAAGCGTTTGTGCCCGCCCCCTCGACAACACGAGCTGCCTCATTCTGCCCCGCATCGGCGAGGGGCGGCGCGACGAAGTGGAAGCACGTTGCGCCGGCCAAAGGCTTGATGAGCTTGGCCCCGCCGATCTCCCGCCCTGTGTGAGTGAACGCGTTTCGATCATGGCGCCGTTCGCGCTCACACGGACAATCACGCACCCGTACACGGAGTTATTCCCGGAGACCCACGGCCACTTCGCACCCACGCGCTTCGTACAACCTGCGTACTCCGCTGCCTGCGTGCCCTACCGCTGGATGCTGCGCGAGAAGGTCGAGGGGAACGCGAAGGATGGCGAGATCGGGCTCGCCGAGCGTCTGAAGATTGGCTGGGTACCAGACCGCGAGCCCGACATCCGCAATCACCAGGGCAAGCAGATCGAGACGGATTGGGTTCAGGAGCGCGAGAACCAACTTGCTCTGCTCGACACCTTCTTCAGTGGGCTCCGGCCGAATGAGTCCCTCTGCTTCTTCTACGCCAAGCGCACCCCGCTCTCCGAGCAGTCGCGGCGCGTGATCGTCGGCGTGGGCCGCGTGCTTTCCGTGGGCGAAGCCACCGAGTATGCGCACAGGGGCCAGAACCCGTCGCTTCGTTGCGTGCTCTGGGAACGCAACGTAGGCCATTCGGTCCGGCCTGGATTCGCGGACGGCTTCCTCTTTCCCTACCGGGAGGCACTGGCGCTCGCAGAGAGCGAGGGCGTCGCCCCAGAGGAGTTCGTGGCCTTCGCTCCCGACGAGCACTTCGACGCCTACTCCTATGGCTCGGAGCTGTTGAGCCACGATGGCGCTGTGGCCTCCCTTGTGGCCTGTGCCGCGGCGCTGCACCGGATCCGCGGTCGTATTGAGGGACCGTGGGAACAGGCGCTCGCCTGGATCGACACGCAGCTCAACCGCCTGTGGAAGGCGCGGGGCGCGTTCCCCGGCCTCGGCTCGGCGCTCTCCGCGTTCGGCTACGAGTGGGGTTTCCAGCACGGAAGCCTGCTCGCCTACGAGATCGAACTGCTGCGCGAGCGCGAAGGCGGTGGCGATCCGTGGTCGCTCGTGGACACCGTGATGGACAATCCCGCCAAGCTCGGCGGGCCCTTGGCGAAGCTCCTCACGGACGGACTGCGCAAGGGTTGGAAGCGCCTCGCTGACGATCGTCGAGCCCTGCTCTGGCTCCTCGGCCGCTGTGCTGTCTCGGAGGATCAGGCGTTCCGTATGTACGACACCACGGCGCGGATGGAGGCAAGTATCGAAGCGACCGACGCGGAGCTGCTGCGCAATCCGTACCTGCTTTTCGAGCGCGACCGCCGCGCCGTCGCCCCGATCGCCTTCGGCGCGGTGGACCGGGGCCTGTTCCCGGACGAGGCAGTGCGGGAAGAGTTCCCCGTGCCGGAACCGAGCCTTATTGAGGATCCGGCGGACCCTCGGCGCGTGCGCGCATTGGTCGTGGATCTGCTCGAGGAGGCGGCGAATGAAGGGCACACGTTGCTTCCCCGGAGCTGGGTCATCCGCAGGGCGCGGGAGCGCTCGCTCCAGCCCCCGTGCCCGCTCGGCGAGAATGTGCTCGATGCCTGCCAGGAGAGCTTCACGCCGGTCGTCGCGGGGGCGGTGACCCGTGCGGGCGAGCCTGCCTACCAAGTGGACCGGCTCAGCGAATGCCGCAGGATCATCCGCCGCGAGGTACTCGGCCGAAAGAAGGGCAGGCCGCACGTGGCCGAGTTCGACTGGCGCGGCCGCGTGGACGCGGGAATCGACGAGGCGCTGCCTCCCGATCCGGAAGAGCGCGAGTTGGAGGAGCGGGCGCGGCGTGAGAAGGCGGCGGCGCTTGAGCAGCTCTTTCGGTCGCGGCTCTCCGTGCTGATCGGCCCCGCCGGCACGGGCAAGACGACCCTGTTGCGGATGCTGTGCGCGCTGCCCGCTCTCGCCGAGAAAGGGCTGCTTCTCCTCGCACCCACGGGCAAGGCCCGTGTGCGCCTGGAGGAGCAAACCAAGATGCGTGGTGCCGGGCAGACGCTCGCGCAGTTCCTCATCCGGCAGCAGCGCTACGATGGGGCGACCGGCGCCTACTTTCCCAAACCCAGGGCGCCTCGCTGTGGCGACTACCGGACGGTGATCGTGGACGAGTGCTCGATGCTGACCGACGAGCAACTCGCGGCGCTGATCGACTCGCTCAGCAACGTCGAGCGGCTCGTGCTCGTCGGGGACCCGCGCCAGCTCCCGCCGATAGGGGCCGGTCGTCCGTTCGTGGACATCGTTCGGGAGCTCGAACCCGAGAACGTCGAAACGCTCCCCTTGCGTTGCAGGCCGGGCTATGCCGAGCTCACGATCCCGCGACGCCAGCAGGGGGAGGCCCGGGCCGACCTGCTTCTGGCATCGCACTTCAGCGGCCGGCCGCTCGACCCCGGAGCGGACGCCCTGCTGGACGAGACTGAGGAAGTGAAGGACGGACGCCTTCGTCGCATCCGGTGGGACCACCCGCAGGAGCTTCAGGAGAAGCTCGTCGCGGAACTCGTCGAGGCGCTCGAACTCGCCGGACCCGACGACGAACTGGGCTTCGAGGAATCCCTGGGCGGCGCGCGGCACGGGGACATCCCATGGGCCTTCTTCTGGAACCGTTTCGGTGACAAGCCGGGGGCAGCCAAGCGGGCAGAAATGTGGCAGATGCTCTCGCCCGTGCGCGCCGGGCTCGTGGGCGTGGACGCGCTGAACCGCATGGTCCAGGCGCGGTTCCGGGCGAAGGTGCGCGAGCTTGCCGAGGCGGAGGGCTGGAGCCGCAAGGTGCCGCGTCCCATCGGCCGGCAGACGCTCCTGTACGGCGACAAGGTCATCAACGTCATCAACCAACGCCGACGCGACGTCTGGCCGAAGCCCGACGGCGAGGCCTACCTCGCCAACGGCGACATCGGCATCGTCGTCGGACAGTACAAGGGCAAGAAGAGCAAGTTCAAGGGCATGCCCTGGAAGCTCGAGGTCGAGTTCGCGGGGCAACTCGGCCCCAAGTACGGGTTCTACCCAGGCGAGTTCGGCGACGAAGGCCGAAATCCACTCGAGCTGGCCTACTGCCTCACTGTGCACAAGACCCAAGGCAGCGAGTTCGGCGTCACCTTGGTCGTGCTCACCAACCCTTGCTGGCTGCTATCCCGGGAGCTCTTGTACACGGCGCTGACCCGCCATCAGGACCGGCTGGTCATCCTGCACCAGGGCCCGCTTGTCGAGTATCGCCACTATGCAGGCGACGAGCACTCGGAGATCGCACGGCGCATGACGAACCTTTTTGTGGATCCATTGCCGTGCGAAGTAACCGTTAACACCCAGCAACGCTTCCTCGAAGAGGGGCTCATTCATCGAACCGAGCGCGGTGACCTCGTACGTTCGAAGTCGGAGGTGGTAATCGCCGACAAGCTTTACGCCCGCGGGATCGACTACGCCTACGAGCAGCCTCTCGTACTGCCCAATGGTCGCACCCGCTATCCTGATTTCACGATCGCGGATCACGCACGGGGGGTGACCTTCTACTGGGAGCATCTCGGCATGCTCCACGATCCGACGTACAGAACCCGATGGGAAAGGAAGCGCGCGGAGTACGTGGAGTGCGGGATCGGGCCTCATGAGGACGGCGGAGGCTTGGAAGGAACACTGATCGAGACTCGCGACGAGCCGGACGGGGGGCTGGATGCAGCCGCGTTAGCATCGTTGATCGATGAAGTCCTGGGTTGA
- a CDS encoding type II toxin-antitoxin system VapC family toxin, with protein MSRPILVDTDVLIDFLRGYEEAMSLVSVNSESIVVSTINVAELYAGVRGGADGAEQSALDRLLALFRVIPVGSGIARLGGLYKRDYGRSHGVGLADAIVAATATVEDAALMTINVKHYPMFSGIQPAYRK; from the coding sequence GTGTCAAGGCCGATCCTGGTTGATACGGACGTACTGATCGACTTCCTGCGCGGCTACGAAGAGGCGATGTCGCTGGTTTCCGTGAACTCGGAGAGCATCGTCGTATCGACGATCAATGTCGCGGAGCTCTACGCGGGCGTGAGGGGCGGCGCGGACGGCGCTGAGCAGAGCGCGCTGGACAGGCTTCTGGCGCTGTTCCGCGTGATTCCCGTCGGCAGCGGCATCGCGCGGCTCGGCGGGCTCTACAAGCGTGACTACGGCAGGTCGCACGGCGTGGGTCTGGCCGACGCCATTGTTGCGGCTACCGCAACCGTAGAGGACGCGGCGCTGATGACCATCAACGTGAAGCACTATCCGATGTTCAGCGGTATCCAACCCGCGTACCGGAAATGA
- a CDS encoding DUF2191 domain-containing protein: MKTTVDIPQDELKDAMRFTQARTKREAVVAAIVDFNQRRRMAELLKHAGTCTDLFTVDELQEQRRRG, encoded by the coding sequence ATGAAAACGACCGTAGATATTCCCCAAGACGAACTGAAAGATGCCATGCGGTTTACGCAGGCCCGTACCAAGCGGGAAGCCGTCGTGGCCGCCATCGTGGACTTCAACCAGCGACGCCGGATGGCGGAGCTATTGAAGCACGCGGGAACGTGTACGGACCTCTTCACGGTGGACGAACTGCAGGAGCAGCGTCGCCGCGGATGA
- a CDS encoding PIN domain nuclease — translation MILVDTSSWIHLLRDDGDPVVRARVEAALRSGEACWCPIVQLELWNGARGSREKRALEDFRRVLPTLAIDDSVWRDAYEIARRARRSGITIPSTDIVIAACARRHGALMESADSDFQLLRSVVG, via the coding sequence TTGATCCTCGTTGACACGTCGTCGTGGATCCACCTGCTCCGCGACGACGGCGATCCGGTTGTTCGCGCTCGGGTTGAGGCAGCTCTGCGTTCGGGCGAAGCATGCTGGTGTCCGATCGTTCAGCTCGAGTTGTGGAATGGAGCGCGGGGCTCCCGGGAGAAGCGTGCCCTGGAGGACTTCAGGCGCGTCTTGCCGACTTTGGCGATTGACGATTCGGTGTGGCGTGATGCGTACGAGATTGCTCGCCGAGCACGTCGGAGCGGCATCACTATTCCCTCCACGGACATAGTGATCGCGGCTTGTGCGAGGCGGCACGGAGCTCTTATGGAATCCGCGGACTCTGACTTCCAACTGCTCCGGTCGGTTGTGGGCTGA
- a CDS encoding patatin — protein MSSPVPKRGPDDLAIVLTGGGARAAYQVGFLHWIARAFPEIHFPIVTGVSAGAINAACLAASRGTHAETIAGLHERWRRLTVDEVFRTDRGSLAGHVARWAGRLLGGGARFSRPVRGLLDASPLRGTLDGLLELEPDGTIGGLRENIADGRLWALALITSHYASGQSVIWTQGRDLPEWRRPERRSRNTRLNVEHVLASAALPFFFPAIRLDDGWHGDGGIRLTDPFSPALRFGANRILAISTRFTGSSPSEETPDGSPYPPPLQIGGQLMNAIFLDDLDRDARELQRVNRLLRELPPEKRRGLREVDLLVVRPSADVGRLSAKFEPVLPKTFRYLLRGLGSREVRSPDLLSLLAFHPEYLEQLLELGERDAAAHANELRALLGAGAGAPAPADAVCATTA, from the coding sequence GTGAGCAGTCCCGTTCCGAAACGGGGCCCCGACGACCTGGCGATCGTGTTGACCGGCGGCGGGGCCCGCGCCGCCTACCAGGTCGGCTTCCTGCACTGGATCGCGCGGGCGTTTCCGGAGATCCACTTCCCGATCGTCACCGGCGTCTCGGCCGGCGCGATCAACGCCGCCTGCCTTGCGGCCAGCCGCGGCACCCACGCCGAGACGATCGCCGGGCTTCACGAACGCTGGCGGCGCCTGACCGTCGACGAAGTCTTCCGGACGGACCGCGGATCGCTTGCCGGCCATGTCGCGCGATGGGCGGGCCGACTGCTCGGCGGCGGCGCCAGGTTCTCGCGGCCCGTGCGCGGCCTGCTCGACGCCTCGCCACTACGCGGTACGCTCGACGGCCTCCTCGAGCTGGAGCCGGACGGGACTATCGGGGGCCTTCGCGAGAACATCGCCGACGGGAGGCTCTGGGCTCTCGCCCTGATCACCAGTCACTACGCCAGCGGCCAGTCGGTCATCTGGACCCAGGGGCGCGACCTTCCGGAATGGCGCCGCCCGGAACGGCGGAGCCGCAATACGCGCCTCAACGTCGAACACGTCCTCGCGTCGGCCGCCCTGCCCTTCTTCTTCCCCGCCATCCGTCTCGACGATGGCTGGCATGGCGACGGCGGGATCCGCCTCACGGACCCCTTCTCACCCGCGCTCCGTTTCGGGGCGAACCGGATCCTGGCGATTTCCACCCGATTCACGGGATCCAGCCCATCCGAGGAGACGCCCGACGGCTCGCCCTATCCCCCGCCGCTCCAGATCGGCGGCCAGCTCATGAACGCGATCTTCCTGGACGACCTCGACCGCGACGCGCGGGAGCTGCAGCGCGTGAACCGCCTGCTGCGCGAACTCCCACCCGAGAAGCGGCGCGGCCTGCGCGAGGTCGACCTGCTCGTCGTGCGCCCTTCCGCCGACGTCGGCCGGCTGTCGGCGAAGTTCGAGCCCGTGCTCCCCAAGACCTTCCGATACCTGCTGCGCGGGCTCGGCTCGCGGGAGGTCCGCTCGCCCGACCTGCTGAGCCTGCTGGCGTTCCACCCGGAGTACCTGGAGCAACTCCTCGAACTGGGTGAACGCGACGCCGCCGCGCACGCCAACGAGTTGCGGGCCTTGCTGGGCGCCGGCGCCGGAGCCCCCGCGCCGGCCGATGCCGTCTGCGCGACGACGGCGTGA
- a CDS encoding DUF1552 domain-containing protein, translated as MTARRIFRRTLLRGLGATIALPLLDVMRPVAAGAATQAAGAAASARRLAYLYFPNGIARGSWHPAKIGADGRLLQLNEWMSPLEPFKDDLIIPENVWTPLGNGHVGGTPTWLTGFDYDRQAVSAGGMSVDQIVARRTGQETLLPSLELSTKGEGFFSNSLPRNSISWSAPDRPLPREVEPRAVFDRMFRPPSGGATNRSVMDAVLEDAKALRRTASSTDQVRLDEYFESIRALERRIEFSEARSQALKSDRALTDTLAPPEPGIPADHQEYVRLMLDLMVAAFQSDATRVVTFMLDHGQSNRYFNFIPGVTGTWHALSHYRNASGKTEDDDGVTSWSSPEEKQRMYSEVVRWHHRQVAYLLGRLRSIEEPDGRSLLDNSMIVYGAALGDGNEHDPEDLPTLLAGRGGGTIASGRAIGFAEQTDLANLHLSLLHRMGVDTERFGNSSTPMHEIDA; from the coding sequence ATGACGGCACGCCGCATTTTCCGACGGACCCTGCTGCGCGGACTCGGCGCGACGATCGCCCTGCCGTTGCTCGACGTGATGCGCCCGGTGGCCGCCGGGGCGGCCACGCAGGCGGCAGGCGCCGCGGCAAGCGCCCGGCGGCTGGCGTACCTCTACTTCCCGAACGGCATCGCGCGCGGGTCGTGGCATCCCGCGAAGATCGGCGCGGACGGCCGGCTGCTGCAGCTTAACGAGTGGATGAGCCCGCTCGAGCCGTTCAAGGATGACCTGATCATCCCCGAGAACGTCTGGACGCCGCTCGGCAACGGTCACGTCGGAGGCACCCCGACCTGGCTGACCGGGTTCGACTACGACCGGCAGGCGGTGAGCGCGGGAGGGATGTCGGTCGACCAGATCGTCGCGCGCCGCACCGGTCAGGAGACGCTGCTGCCCTCGCTGGAGCTTTCCACCAAGGGCGAGGGCTTCTTCTCGAACTCGCTGCCGCGCAACAGCATCTCCTGGTCCGCACCGGACCGGCCGCTGCCGCGCGAGGTGGAGCCGCGCGCCGTCTTCGACCGGATGTTCCGTCCGCCTTCCGGCGGCGCCACCAACCGCTCGGTAATGGATGCGGTGCTGGAGGATGCGAAGGCGCTGCGCCGAACCGCGAGCTCGACCGACCAGGTTCGCCTGGACGAGTACTTCGAGTCGATCCGCGCTCTGGAGCGCCGCATCGAGTTCTCCGAGGCGCGCAGCCAGGCCCTGAAGAGCGACCGCGCGCTGACCGACACGCTGGCGCCGCCCGAGCCGGGCATCCCGGCCGACCATCAGGAGTACGTCCGGCTGATGCTGGACCTGATGGTGGCGGCGTTCCAGTCGGATGCGACGCGCGTCGTCACGTTCATGCTCGACCATGGCCAGTCGAACCGCTACTTCAACTTCATCCCGGGGGTGACGGGAACCTGGCACGCCCTGTCGCACTACCGGAACGCCTCCGGCAAGACCGAGGATGACGACGGGGTCACGAGCTGGAGCTCGCCGGAGGAGAAGCAGCGGATGTACTCGGAAGTGGTCCGCTGGCACCACCGGCAGGTCGCCTACCTGCTCGGCCGCCTACGGTCGATCGAGGAGCCCGACGGCCGCTCCCTGCTCGACAACAGCATGATCGTCTACGGCGCCGCGCTGGGCGACGGGAACGAGCACGATCCGGAAGATCTCCCGACCCTGCTCGCGGGCCGCGGCGGAGGCACCATCGCGTCAGGCCGCGCCATCGGTTTCGCGGAGCAGACCGACCTCGCCAACCTGCACCTCTCGCTCCTGCACCGCATGGGCGTCGACACCGAACGCTTCGGCAACAGCTCCACGCCGATGCACGAGATCGACGCCTGA
- a CDS encoding cyclase family protein, protein MTRTLTAAVAGTALLLAAAGCGMTSVDSQTRRAMTTEEDFLHAMEQLSNHGRWGEGDGLGAANFITPAKRKAAAALVTEGISVSLAHDIIQEPALEGQWYLDRQVVNVSETGASDRLQYTGTYHGVIHSHLDSVACHVMFEGVGYNGITAEDVKAADGCPQGSIHELRDGIFTRGVLFDATLLPGLDEDGNGWVEPGTAIRYADLEELERIQGVTVEEGDVILLHTGRWARRAALGPWDPNEEGVAGYHADVAYFLKDRGVSFIGADMWNDAFPHEFSDAVRLPIHRLALVSLGVSIFDNLDLDGVAATARELGRYEFLFTAAPLRIEKGMGSPLNPIATF, encoded by the coding sequence ATGACACGCACGCTGACCGCCGCCGTTGCCGGGACCGCGCTGTTGCTTGCCGCCGCCGGGTGCGGCATGACCTCCGTCGACAGCCAGACGCGCCGCGCCATGACGACCGAGGAGGACTTCCTGCACGCGATGGAGCAGCTCTCCAACCACGGGCGCTGGGGCGAGGGCGATGGCCTGGGCGCCGCCAACTTCATCACGCCCGCCAAGCGGAAGGCGGCAGCCGCCCTGGTCACGGAGGGAATCAGCGTCTCCCTCGCGCACGACATCATTCAGGAGCCGGCCCTCGAGGGCCAGTGGTACCTCGACCGCCAGGTCGTGAATGTCAGCGAGACCGGAGCATCGGACCGGCTCCAGTACACGGGCACCTACCACGGCGTCATCCACAGCCACCTCGATTCGGTCGCCTGCCACGTCATGTTCGAGGGCGTGGGCTACAACGGCATCACCGCCGAGGACGTCAAGGCGGCCGATGGCTGCCCGCAGGGAAGCATCCACGAGCTGCGTGACGGGATCTTCACCCGCGGCGTGCTGTTCGACGCGACGCTGCTCCCCGGTCTCGACGAGGACGGCAACGGCTGGGTGGAACCGGGCACGGCGATCCGCTACGCCGACCTGGAGGAGCTGGAGCGGATCCAGGGCGTCACCGTCGAGGAAGGCGACGTCATCCTGCTGCACACCGGACGGTGGGCGCGCCGCGCCGCGCTCGGGCCATGGGATCCCAACGAGGAGGGAGTCGCCGGTTACCATGCCGACGTCGCCTACTTCCTGAAGGACCGCGGCGTGTCGTTCATCGGCGCCGACATGTGGAACGACGCTTTCCCGCACGAGTTCTCGGATGCGGTCCGGCTGCCCATCCACCGCCTCGCGCTCGTTTCGCTCGGCGTCAGCATCTTCGACAACCTCGATCTCGACGGCGTGGCCGCCACCGCGCGCGAGCTGGGCCGCTACGAGTTCCTCTTCACCGCGGCGCCGCTCCGGATCGAGAAAGGGATGGGCTCGCCGCTCAACCCGATCGCGACGTTCTAG
- a CDS encoding ribbon-helix-helix protein, CopG family, which yields MVRTQIYLTEDQRAEIATIANRSGKRRSEVIREALDRFIEQKSRHRREAVLREAAGIWRGRTDLPDLDALRREWDRS from the coding sequence ATGGTAAGAACGCAGATTTACCTCACCGAGGACCAGCGCGCCGAGATCGCCACCATCGCCAACCGGAGCGGCAAGCGTCGCAGCGAGGTAATCCGCGAGGCTCTCGATCGCTTCATCGAGCAGAAGAGCCGTCACCGACGCGAGGCGGTCCTCCGGGAGGCAGCCGGGATCTGGCGCGGCCGAACGGACCTTCCTGACCTCGACGCACTTCGCCGTGAATGGGATCGGTCCTGA